The Candidatus Thermoplasmatota archaeon genomic interval AGTCTTGCGGCCATGGGGGGCCGCTTGGAGCCCGCGTCCCAAGCGCTTTGAGGGACGGGGCACGGCGGACGGCACCGCGGCCGGGCGGGCCTAGCGTGGCGGCCGGTGCGCGCCGCTCGTGGCGCCGCCGGGCGCGTGCTCGCCGCGGCCGGAGGGTCCGCCCTCTTTGGCCGGCGCCTTGGCGCCGCCCGTGGCCGCCGTGACGGCTTCGTCGGCCTTCCGGCCGGCCTTGGCGAGGATGTCGGTTGCGATCTCCTCGATCTCGGGCCAGATCTTCTTTGCGAGCCCCACGGGGCTTCGGTCCACCGCCCACTGCGCGGCCTTGTCGGCGACGCGGAAGGCCGACTTCGCGTACTTGTCGGCGTCCGTGCCGGCAAGCTGCGGCTGCGTGCGCAGCCATTCGAGCACCTTCTCCTCGGCCTCCTTGCGGGCCTCGGCGTAGCGTGCCTCGAACTCGTCCTGGAGCTCGGCGAGCGCGCGCGGAAGCTCCTCGAGGGACGAGGCGTCGAGCGGCGGGATCTTGATGAGGAGGAAATCCTTGCCCGCGTGGGGCTCAAGCCCGCCGATGCGGCCTTGGGAGTCGACGGTCTTGATTCCGACGAACGCGGCTTTGGGTGTGAGATCCGTTTTTCCGACCATGGTTACGCCTCCTTGGCGGTCGCCTTGCGACCGCGTCGCGGGGGTTCCACCTGCTCGGCGACCCACCGCTCGACTTTGTCGAGAAGATTGTGGAACGATTTTGGCGTGTTCGAGCGCAGGAACTGCGCCGTGGCGTTCTCGGGCGTCTCGAACCGCTCCTTCATCTGCTTGTAGCGCTCGAAGGCGAGCTTCATCTGCTCGCGCGTGGCGTACTCGATCTCCCGAAGGACGTCGCTTGGGTCCATCTCCACGCGCGGCGTCTCGTCGGGCAGGATGACGAGGACCTCGCGGCCCGCGTATTCGCTAAAGCCGCTCACCTGCCCGTTGGGCGACACGCGCTTGGTGCCCAGGATCTTGCCGTTTCCAATGTCGATGCGCACGTGCGTCCCCCTGCAATCTTGTAGAATACACAGTATGGCACACGTACATAAATACTGCGCCAAGTCCCTGCCCTAGGCAGGGCCCTCGGCAAGCGGCCGCAGGGGAAGCCGAAGCTCGAGCGCGATCACGGGATTCCCAAGTCCGAAGGCTTCGACGGTGCGGGGGTGGATCTCGCCGAAGACGCCCCACGGCTCGTCGTCCCGGAAGAGGCCGCCGCAGCGGCCCTCGACGAACGCGCCGTGCTCGGTCGCGCGGATCTGCCAGGGCAAGGCGAGGTCGCGCAGGAGCGCCTGGGCCAGGGACTTCGCCTCCGTGAAGCTCGCGCGCGGCGCGATCCGCACGGCCGCGAGCATGCGACGGTTCTCCGGCGGGCCTTTTGGCACCGGCGTCACGACATCTCCCACCTCGAAGATCTGCTGGGGAAGGTCCCGGCGCACGTTTGCGCGGAGGATGGAAAGGAGGCTTGGGAGGAGGCTCGTGCGCACGATCGTGTGGTCCTCGGTGATGGGATTGGCAAGCGTCACGCGGGAGCGCAGCACGTGCAACGCCTCGTGCGATTCGCGGTCGCTCGTGAGCGAGAGCGTCATGACCTCGGAGTACCCGAGCCCCAGCATCGCCTCGCGCGCGGCTTCGCCCACGCGCTCGCTGGCAAGCGGCGCTCCGAAGGTGACCGACCGCGGCGCGGTTTCCGGCACCTCGCGGTACCCGTGGCCGATGGCGACGTCTTCCACGAGGTCGACCTCGTGCAAGAGGTCGGTTCGCCACGCCGGGCTCTCGACGCGAAGACGGCCGCGCGAGAAGCTCGCCCGATGTCCCATCCTCGCCAGGCACGCGGCCATGTCGCGGGGCGACAGGTCGAAGCCCAAGAGGGCGCGGGCGCGCGCGGGATCGAGCGTGCGGCGGGAGGGCGAAAGGTCGGGCGTGCGGACGCGGCGGGCGCCCGCGCGGATGGTGACGGCCCGGAGCTTCGCCCCGTCCTCGGCGAAGTGGGCCGCCACGATCGCAAGCGCGCGGCGGCACGCGATCTCGTCGGTGCCCGTCACGTCCACGAAGAGATCGCGAGTGGTCCCCGTCACGGTCGTAAGCGTGCCGTTGATGATCGGTGGGAACGAGAGCACCTGGCCCTTGGCGTCGCAAAGGAGGGGGTACCGCGGGGATCCGGCGAGCAGGTGGGCGTACGCGCGTCCCTTGGGGTGCTCGGCCAGGATCTCGCGGAGCGTCATCTCCTTCTCGCCCTGCAGAGGGACGAAGGAGACGGAGTCCGGCGGCACGGCCTCGTAGGCCAGAGGCGGCGAGAGCGCCGCGCGGTCGTGCACGCCGATCGAGACCTTGCGACGCCGCGCCCCAAGGCCCCAATGGAGATCCTCCTGAAGGTCCATGAGCGACTGGATGCGGCGGTCGTCCATGCGCACGCCGTCCACAAGCGCCCCGACGAGAACCGGACGCACCTTTCGGACGGAGGGCGCAACGTCGACGCGCCACCGGCTCGAGCCGACGGGGTAGCGGACAAGGCCCGGTCGCAGGCCGAGGTAGGCTCGCAGCGCGCGCGCCACGCCCGGCGGGCTGTAGAGGTCCGGCCGGTTGGGAAAGAACTCGACGCCCCATTCGTCCCCCTCGACGCGCTCGAGATCGGCGCCGAGCATCGGGATCGTGTCGAGAAGCGTCTCGCGCGGCACCTTCCTTCCGAGAAGGTCCACGAGCTCGGAGTACCGAAGCTTCACGACCGGCATCGCCGCTCGAAGGAACGGGGACTATAAAAGGGTTGACGGGGCTGCCGGGCCGCGTGTCCGACGCGCCGTTTTCCTCCCGCATTCCGGGCTTCCACAAGCTTGCGCTTCCCGAGCGCGCGGCCACGATTGGGCGCCTGTGCAAGCTCTCGGCGGAGGAGACGGCCGCGCTTTCGGCAAGCCTCGCTCCCGCCGACGCAAGCTCGATGATCGAGAACGTGATCGGCGTGCACGCGCTTCCGCTTGGCGTCTCGACGAACTTCGTCGTGAACGGGCGCGACGTTCTCGTTCCCATGGCGATCGAAGAGTCCTCGGTCGTGGCGGCGGCCAGCAACGCGGCCCGCATGGCGCGCGACCACGGCGGCTTCCGCGCGCAGGCCGACCCGCCCGTCATGATCGGCCAAGTGCAGATCCTCGACGTATCCGACGCCGTGGCCGCGGGCAAGGCGATCGAGGCTTCGCTGCCGCGCCTGCGATCCGTCGTGAATGATCCCAAGAGCACGATGGTCCGCATGGGCGGGGGCCTCCAGGGCGTCGAATCGCGGGCGGTCGCGACGCCCGAGGGCACCATGCTCGTCGTGCACCTGCTCGTAGACGTGCGCGACGCCATGGGCGCAAACGCCGTCAACACCGTCTGCGAGTCGCTCGCGCCCATCCTCGCGGAGCTCTCGGGCGGACGGGCCGTGCTGCGGATCCTGTCGAACTACGCGGACCGACGCCTCGCACGCGCGAGCGCCGTCTTCGATCGCGACCTTCTGGGCGGCGCGCGCGTCGTCGAGGACATGGTGCGCGCGTTCGCCTTCGCCGACGCCGATCCCTGGCGCGCGGCCACGCACAACAAGGGCGTCATGAACGGAATCGACGCGGTGGTCGCCGCGACGGGCAACGACACGCGCGCCGTGGAGGCGGGTGCCCACGCGTGGGCCGCCCGAACCGGCCGCTACCGCAGCCTCACGCGCGCGCGACGCACGCCCGAGGGTCATCTTGCCGCGGAGATCGAGCTTCCGCTTGCCCTGGGCGTCGTCGGGGGCGCGACGAAGGTGCACCCGACGGCTCGCGTGGCGCTCAAGATCCTGGGCACGGCCGGCGCGGGGGAGCTCGCCTGCGTCGTCGCCTCGGTGGGCCTCGCGCAGAACGTGGCGGCCGTGCGGGCGCTCTGCGACGAGGGAATCCAGAAGGGCCACATGGCCCTGCACGCGAGAAACGTGGCGATCATGGCCGGCGCGCGGGGCGACCAGGTGGAAGCCGTCGCGGAGCGCATGGTGCGCGAGGGCAACGTGCGCGTGAGCCGGGCGCAGGAGATCCTGGCGGGGAACGTTTAACTATCCGAGCCCGATTCCGCCCCTTGCCGCGCAGGTAGCCAAGCTTGGTCAACGGCGCCAGATTCAGGGTCTGGTCCTTAGTGGTTCTCAGGTTCGAATCCTGACCTGCGCACTTTTGAGCGCCAGCGGGCGCTCAAAAGTGCGCGAGGAGGACGAGCGATTGCCGTGCGAGGCGCGGCAAGAGCGATGTCCTCCGGAGGCGAGCGCAGGTCGGCGCCGCGCAGCGGCGCCGGGCACCTGTGCGAGGGGCCAAAGTTCCAGCGGGCGCTCAAAAGTGCGCGAGGAGGACGAGCGATTTGCCGCGCGAGGCGCGGCAAGAGCGATGTCCCTCCGGAGGCGAGCGCAGGTCGACGCCGCGCAGCGGCGCCGGGCACCTGTGCGAGGGGCCAAAGTTCCAGCGGGCGCTCAAGAGCGCGGCAAGCGGCCAAGGACGACGTGGAAGCGCGCAGCGATTCCATGGGGAATCCCGACCTGCGCATCGCTCTCGACTGCGCGCCCGGCGCGGTCTAGGATTCATGCGGCCGGCAGCTGCGCAAGCCACGCTCGGACCCGCTTTGCGACGTCGGGCCACTGGGCTTCCACGGCCGCGGCGAGGTCGCTTGCGGGTCCGAGGTCGCCGTCGTGCGCGGCCTCGAGGCTTCGGGCCAGGCGCTCGAGGGTGGGCGCGTCGAGCCGCGACGCGGTGGACGCAAGCGTATGGCCGATCCTCTGGATGGCCTGGGCGTCCCCGTGGCGGATGGCCGTGCGGAGCTCCTGCAGAAGCGGCGGCACGGCGTCGAGGTACGCCTCCACGATCTCGCGCACGGTCCGGGGCGAGCGGAACGAGGCCCGCAACGCGTCGAGGGCGGGCGTGCCCGTCGCGCTCCGCGCGGCCTTGCGCGCCGTGGCCGTGCGCAGCGCGGCGACGAGCGTTTCGGGAAGGAGGGGCTTCACGAGGTAGTCGACCATGCCCGCAGCCAGGCAGCGCTCCCGCTCCTGGGGCGAGGCGTCCGCCGTTAGCGCGATGATCTGGGGCGCGTCCTCGCCCGCGTGGCGGGCGAGGATCCGGCGCGTGGCCTCCAGGCCGTCCATGTCGGGCATGTGCACATCCATGAGGACGACCTCGGGTTTGCGCGTCGCGGCCGTGACCGCCTCGGAGCCGTTGCCCGCGAGGTCGGGGTGGTAGCCCAGGCTCTCCAGCATGCGGATGGCCACGGCCTGGTTGCCCGCGTTGTCTTCGACGACGAGGATTCGCAGCGGATGACGCGAAGCGAAAGCGGGGTCGAGCCGCGTCCGTTCCGGCGTGGTCGGCCGACCGGCTTGCCCCGGCGCGAAGATCGCGATGAGGGCGTTGTAGAGCTGCGAGGCCCGAAGGGGCTTGGGCAGCACGGCTGCGATGCGAAGCTCCTGAATCGGCAGGTCCTGTCGACGCTCGGTGACCGGCACCAGCAAGATGATCGGAACCTCGTGCGCCTCCGGGAGGGCCCGCACCTCGCGCGCGAGCCAAAGCCCGTCCCCCTTCGGCATGCGGTAGTCGATGACGATCACGTCGAACCGCTCGCCGGCCCGAACCCGATCCAGCGCCTCTTGGCCCCGGGCAAACGCGAGCGAACGCATGCCCCACGAGACCACGTGACGTGTCAGCATCTCCCGGCTCGCGGCGTTGTCGTCGACGACGACGAGAATCCGCCGAGCAAGCGCAGGCGAGGCGGCGGGCTTTTGCGGCGCGCCGGGGGCCACGCCGACGCGCGCCGTGAAGTGGAACGTGGATCCCCGGCCCGGCGCGCTCTCCGCCCAGATTCGCCCGCCCATGCGCTCGCATAGTCCCCGGCTGATCGCAAGTCCAAGGCCGGTGCCGCCCTGCGCGCGCGTGACCGACGCGTCGCCTTGCACGAAGGGCTGGAACAGCCGGGGAAGCTGGTCTTGTGGAATGCCGGGCCCGGTGTCCGTCACCGAGACCCGGAGCTCCAAGGCGCCGTCGTCGAGGGGACGGCCGTCCACGCGGACGATCACCTCGCCGCGTTGGGTGAACTTGAGGGCGTTGCCCACGAGGTTGAGCAGGATCTGCCGCAGGCGCCCCGCGTCTCCCTCCACGCGGCGCGGCACGGAATCGGACACCTCGTAGAGAAGCTCGAGGCCCTTGGCCGAGGCTTCGGCGGCGGCGATCTCCACCACGTCCTCCACGCACTGCCGCGGATCGAACGGATACCGCTCGAGCTCCAACCGGGCGGCCTCCATCTTCGAGAAGTCGAGGATGTCGTTCACGAGAGCGAGGAGATGCTGGCCGCTGCGCCGGATCGTGTCGGCCATCTCGCGCTGCTCCGCGGTGAGCTCCGTGCCCAGCAGGACGCTTGTCATGCCGATGACGCCGTTCAGCGGCGTGCGGATCTCGTGGCTCATCATCGCGAGGAGCTTCTCCTTCTCCGCGGCCGCAGCCGCCGCGCGCGCCGACTCCTGACGATCCGCGGACCGCTGCTCGAGGTCCTCCAGGAGGAGGTTGAGCGCGATGGCAAGGCGGGTGGCGACGTCACGAAGATCGGGGTCCTCGGGCACCGCAACGCGCGCATTCTCGTTGCCCACGGAGGCGGAGGCCATCGTTTGGAAGAGATCGTCGTAGGTGGGAGCGCGCGTCACGCGAAGCCTCCCGCGCGCAGCCACGCGCGGGCTTCGTCCTCGGTCGAAAACGCTCGCATGTTCACGCCCGTGCCCAGGCGGAACAGCTCGGCCGCCACGCGGACGACGGCGCTCATGTTGTAGAAGGCGATGCTTGCCGTCTTCCGATGCTGCTTGAAGAAGGACGACCACACGGCCCGATATTCGGCGTCCAGCGAGGCGAGCCTGCCGCCGTCCCCCAGGAGCGCAAAGGGCGCGCCGCCCGCTCCGATCCAAGACT includes:
- a CDS encoding STAS/SEC14 domain-containing protein codes for the protein MERIRVRTIEFTWDPRARLAHISFTEPTRAVGDDARALVAALESWIGAGGAPFALLGDGGRLASLDAEYRAVWSSFFKQHRKTASIAFYNMSAVVRVAAELFRLGTGVNMRAFSTEDEARAWLRAGGFA
- a CDS encoding hydroxymethylglutaryl-CoA reductase, degradative; amino-acid sequence: MSDAPFSSRIPGFHKLALPERAATIGRLCKLSAEETAALSASLAPADASSMIENVIGVHALPLGVSTNFVVNGRDVLVPMAIEESSVVAAASNAARMARDHGGFRAQADPPVMIGQVQILDVSDAVAAGKAIEASLPRLRSVVNDPKSTMVRMGGGLQGVESRAVATPEGTMLVVHLLVDVRDAMGANAVNTVCESLAPILAELSGGRAVLRILSNYADRRLARASAVFDRDLLGGARVVEDMVRAFAFADADPWRAATHNKGVMNGIDAVVAATGNDTRAVEAGAHAWAARTGRYRSLTRARRTPEGHLAAEIELPLALGVVGGATKVHPTARVALKILGTAGAGELACVVASVGLAQNVAAVRALCDEGIQKGHMALHARNVAIMAGARGDQVEAVAERMVREGNVRVSRAQEILAGNV
- a CDS encoding response regulator, producing the protein MTRAPTYDDLFQTMASASVGNENARVAVPEDPDLRDVATRLAIALNLLLEDLEQRSADRQESARAAAAAAEKEKLLAMMSHEIRTPLNGVIGMTSVLLGTELTAEQREMADTIRRSGQHLLALVNDILDFSKMEAARLELERYPFDPRQCVEDVVEIAAAEASAKGLELLYEVSDSVPRRVEGDAGRLRQILLNLVGNALKFTQRGEVIVRVDGRPLDDGALELRVSVTDTGPGIPQDQLPRLFQPFVQGDASVTRAQGGTGLGLAISRGLCERMGGRIWAESAPGRGSTFHFTARVGVAPGAPQKPAASPALARRILVVVDDNAASREMLTRHVVSWGMRSLAFARGQEALDRVRAGERFDVIVIDYRMPKGDGLWLAREVRALPEAHEVPIILLVPVTERRQDLPIQELRIAAVLPKPLRASQLYNALIAIFAPGQAGRPTTPERTRLDPAFASRHPLRILVVEDNAGNQAVAIRMLESLGYHPDLAGNGSEAVTAATRKPEVVLMDVHMPDMDGLEATRRILARHAGEDAPQIIALTADASPQERERCLAAGMVDYLVKPLLPETLVAALRTATARKAARSATGTPALDALRASFRSPRTVREIVEAYLDAVPPLLQELRTAIRHGDAQAIQRIGHTLASTASRLDAPTLERLARSLEAAHDGDLGPASDLAAAVEAQWPDVAKRVRAWLAQLPAA
- the pheT gene encoding phenylalanine--tRNA ligase subunit beta; this translates as MPVVKLRYSELVDLLGRKVPRETLLDTIPMLGADLERVEGDEWGVEFFPNRPDLYSPPGVARALRAYLGLRPGLVRYPVGSSRWRVDVAPSVRKVRPVLVGALVDGVRMDDRRIQSLMDLQEDLHWGLGARRRKVSIGVHDRAALSPPLAYEAVPPDSVSFVPLQGEKEMTLREILAEHPKGRAYAHLLAGSPRYPLLCDAKGQVLSFPPIINGTLTTVTGTTRDLFVDVTGTDEIACRRALAIVAAHFAEDGAKLRAVTIRAGARRVRTPDLSPSRRTLDPARARALLGFDLSPRDMAACLARMGHRASFSRGRLRVESPAWRTDLLHEVDLVEDVAIGHGYREVPETAPRSVTFGAPLASERVGEAAREAMLGLGYSEVMTLSLTSDRESHEALHVLRSRVTLANPITEDHTIVRTSLLPSLLSILRANVRRDLPQQIFEVGDVVTPVPKGPPENRRMLAAVRIAPRASFTEAKSLAQALLRDLALPWQIRATEHGAFVEGRCGGLFRDDEPWGVFGEIHPRTVEAFGLGNPVIALELRLPLRPLAEGPA